A window from Vigna angularis cultivar LongXiaoDou No.4 chromosome 7, ASM1680809v1, whole genome shotgun sequence encodes these proteins:
- the LOC108336589 gene encoding uncharacterized protein LOC108336589, which yields MATRITIIEDALLLKNSPLRDDWGDWFDKKSVFLRKDRMFKSNFDLLNPLNNPLLQDPDAVATIGLTRGDRTIQKWWIHEFKKRFANRSGHEGIARRRRTDEIDLGFLLFLVFLYRPHRPKFSVINLRILKMNLTSSADSPSQLITLFNLTLIAKTPNNHLIFFPLYQTIKYSNFSFLFNFFQLYQHTGLRNTEQKVKAMIWNNTPLNPQLTTENDKDGIFMKKTPKREPSDKNNHMSLRPMLSGLQDLDTDSVTNLRSGLKMKNGFPIEIQMDTKVMMKMDWLKSKKVGVRVTCDGIRGTIPVGKYPAVASVVDSNCKVDLRIKIWKLSWWTPPSCRRALCSPCRTPKHRFYYSDSPPSPSRLQDLPRGADVPDGENIHRRRSKCLI from the exons ATGGCCACCCGCATCACCATAATTGAGGACGCGCTGCTACTCAAAAACTCTCCCCTAAGGGACGATTGGGGTGACTGGTTCGACAAGAAAAGTGTGTTTCTCAGAAAAGATAGAATGTTCAAATCCAACTTCGATTTGTTGAACCCCCTGAACAACCCCTTGCTTCAGGATCCCGACGCTGTCGCCACCATCGGGCTCACCAGGGGCGATCGTACTATCCAAAAGTGGTGGATCCACGAGTTCAAGAAA AGATTTGCGAATCGCAGCGGTCATGAAGGCATTGCACGAAGAAGACGAACTGATGAAATTGATCTAGGGTTCCTGCTATTTCTGGTTTTTCTGTACCGTCCGCACCGTCCCAAATTCTCCGTCATCAACCTCCGCATTCTCAAGATGAACCTCACTTCTTCGGCCGACTCTCCCTCGCAACTCATAACGCTCTTCAACCTCACTCTCATCGCCAAAACCCCCAACAACCACCtcattttctttcccttgtaccaaacaattaaatattcaaacttttcttttcttttcaatttctttcaaCTGTACCAACACACAGGTTTAAGGAACACTGAACAAAAAGTTAAAGCAATGATTTGGAACAATACTCCCTTAAATCCCCAGCTAACCACTGAG aatgataaagatgGGATTTTCATGAAAAAGACCCCAAAAAGAGAACCCTCCGACAAAAACAACCATATGAGCCTCCGCCCGATGCTGTCCGGTTTGCAAGATCTGGACACTGATTCGGTTACTAACCTGAGATCGGGTCTGAAGATGAAGAATGGTTTCCCCATTGAGATACAGATGGATACCAaggtgatgatgaagatggaTTGGCTCAAGAGCAAGAAGGTGGGAGTTCGAGTAACGTGTGACGGAATCAGAGGAACGATTCCCGTCGGCAAGTATCCGGCAGTGGCTTCCGTGGTGGACTCCAACTGTAAGGTGGATCTTCGAATCAAGATCTGGAAGCTTTCGTGGTGGACTCCGCCTTCCTGCCGCCGCGCATTATGTTCTCCATGTCGCACCCCAAAACATCGCTTCTACTACTCCGATTCGCCACCATCCCCATCTCGTCTTCAAGATCTTCCGAGAGGGGCAGATGTTCCCGATGGGGAGAACATTCATCGCCGGCGAAGTAAATGCTtgatttaa